In the Pseudomonas sp. DTU_2021_1001937_2_SI_NGA_ILE_001 genome, one interval contains:
- a CDS encoding thioesterase domain-containing protein, producing the protein MNTPAALNLEQLLHHDIPLTRDMGVKVIDWQDHRLRLHLPLAPNVNHKSTLFGGSLYCGAVLAGWGWLHLRLREAGVEDGHIVIQDGQISYPLPVRGDAIACCKAPEQAAWERFLATYQRRGRARLELHSVITAPDNDAEAVRFTGQFVVHR; encoded by the coding sequence ATGAATACGCCAGCAGCCCTGAACCTGGAGCAACTGCTGCACCACGACATTCCATTGACCCGCGACATGGGCGTGAAGGTCATCGACTGGCAAGACCATCGGCTGCGCCTGCACCTGCCGCTGGCGCCCAACGTGAACCACAAGAGCACGCTGTTCGGCGGCAGCCTGTATTGCGGCGCGGTGCTGGCCGGCTGGGGCTGGCTGCACCTGCGCCTGCGCGAAGCGGGGGTCGAGGATGGGCATATCGTGATTCAGGACGGGCAGATCAGCTATCCGCTGCCGGTGCGCGGTGATGCCATCGCCTGCTGCAAGGCGCCTGAGCAGGCTGCCTGGGAGCGTTTCCTGGCCACCTACCAGCGCCGTGGCCGCGCCCGCCTGGAATTGCATAGTGTGATCACCGCCCCGGACAACGACGCCGAAGCGGTGCGCTTCACCGGGCAGTTCGTGGTGCATCGCTGA
- the cysQ gene encoding 3'(2'),5'-bisphosphate nucleotidase CysQ: MSLMPDNLPHPLLAPVIDLARRAGEAILPFWRSDVAVTAKADDSPVTAADLAAHKVLVEGLRALATDIHVLSEEDADISASERATWERWWLVDPLDGTKEFIAGSEEFTVNVALVENGRVVFGVVVIPTSGRCYFGGAGLGAWRSEAGQPAEAIAVRQQGPAGQGFTVVASRRHSSAQQQRLLAGLAEEVGELQLANIGSSLKFCLLAEGAADCYPRLAPTSQWDTAAAQGVLEGAGGVVLQLDGQPFSYPPRESLLNPFFLALPAEAPWRTKLLELAQG, encoded by the coding sequence ATGAGCCTGATGCCCGACAACCTGCCCCATCCCTTGCTGGCCCCGGTGATCGACCTGGCGCGGCGTGCCGGCGAGGCGATCCTGCCATTCTGGCGCAGCGACGTGGCGGTGACCGCCAAGGCTGACGATTCGCCGGTCACCGCCGCCGATCTGGCGGCACACAAGGTGCTGGTCGAGGGATTGCGTGCCCTGGCCACGGACATTCACGTGCTGTCCGAAGAGGACGCCGACATCTCTGCCAGCGAGCGCGCCACCTGGGAGCGCTGGTGGCTGGTCGATCCGCTGGACGGCACCAAGGAGTTCATCGCCGGCAGCGAAGAGTTCACCGTCAATGTGGCGCTGGTCGAAAATGGCCGTGTGGTGTTCGGCGTGGTGGTGATACCGACCAGCGGGCGCTGTTACTTCGGTGGCGCCGGGCTGGGTGCCTGGCGCAGCGAGGCGGGGCAGCCTGCCGAAGCGATTGCCGTGCGCCAGCAGGGGCCGGCCGGGCAGGGCTTCACCGTGGTCGCCAGCCGGCGTCACAGCAGCGCGCAGCAACAACGCCTGCTGGCCGGCCTGGCCGAGGAAGTGGGGGAACTGCAACTGGCCAATATCGGCAGCTCGCTGAAGTTCTGCCTGCTCGCCGAAGGCGCCGCCGACTGCTACCCGCGCCTGGCGCCGACCTCGCAGTGGGACACCGCCGCCGCCCAGGGCGTGCTGGAAGGCGCAGGCGGCGTGGTGTTGCAGCTCGATGGCCAGCCGTTCAGCTACCCGCCGCGCGAGTCGCTGCTCAACCCTTTCTTCCTGGCCCTGCCGGCCGAGGCCCCCTGGCGCACCAAACTGCTGGAGCTGGCCCAAGGCTAG
- the nudE gene encoding ADP compounds hydrolase NudE, whose protein sequence is MRQKPAVLAREIVASSHLFRVEAVQLRFSNGQERIYERLVGRGTGHGAVMIVAMLDADHALLIEEYCGGTETYELSLPKGLVEPGEDVLAAANRELKEEAGYGARQLEHLTELSLSPGYMSQKIQVVLASDLYEERLEGDEPEPIRVDKVNLRDLALLAQNPCFSEGRALAALYLARDLLTQRGLFLP, encoded by the coding sequence ATGCGCCAGAAACCCGCCGTACTTGCCCGTGAAATCGTTGCCAGCAGTCACCTGTTCCGGGTCGAGGCCGTGCAACTGCGCTTCAGCAACGGCCAGGAACGCATCTACGAGCGGCTGGTAGGGCGTGGCACCGGACATGGCGCGGTGATGATCGTGGCCATGCTGGATGCCGACCACGCGCTGCTGATCGAGGAATACTGCGGCGGTACCGAAACGTACGAACTGTCGCTGCCCAAGGGCCTGGTCGAGCCCGGTGAAGACGTGCTGGCCGCCGCCAACCGCGAACTCAAGGAAGAGGCCGGCTACGGCGCACGGCAACTGGAGCACCTGACCGAGCTGTCGCTGTCGCCGGGCTACATGAGCCAGAAAATCCAGGTGGTGCTGGCCAGCGACCTCTATGAAGAACGTCTGGAGGGCGACGAACCGGAGCCGATTCGCGTCGATAAGGTCAACCTGCGCGACCTTGCCCTGCTGGCCCAGAACCCCTGCTTCAGCGAAGGCCGTGCCCTGGCCGCGCTGTATCTTGCCCGTGATCTTCTCACCCAACGTGGACTGTTCCTGCCATGA
- a CDS encoding sigma-54 dependent transcriptional regulator — MTPDTTIDSQVQVVLIDDDSFLRQALKQTLDLAGLNVLSLPEATGLARRIGRDWPGVVISDIRMNGMDGMELLEQLHEQDPELPVLLITGHGDVPLAVKAMRAGAYDFLEKPFPSDAMLDSVRRALALRQLVLENRSLRLALSDRQQLSTRLVGHSAPLLRLREQIGALAATRADVLILGETGAGKEVVARALHDLSGRRNGPFVAINAGALAESVVESELFGHEAGAFTGAQKRRIGKFEFANGGTVFLDEIESMSLDVQVKLLRLLQERTVERMGSNQLIPLDIRVIAATKEDLRQAADQGRFRADLYYRLNVASLRIPPLRERGEDALILFEHFTEAASQRHGIAKRELGPAQRALLLRHTWPGNVRELQNAAERFALGLELELEGMTSAQEPSSTGGLSEQVERFEKALIAAELSRPHSSVRSLAEALGLPRKTLHDKLRKHGLTFGDSHAEDTE, encoded by the coding sequence ATGACTCCGGATACCACCATCGACAGCCAGGTTCAGGTGGTGCTGATCGACGACGACTCGTTCCTGCGCCAGGCGCTGAAGCAGACCCTGGACCTGGCCGGCCTCAACGTATTGAGCCTGCCCGAGGCGACCGGGCTGGCCCGGCGCATCGGCCGCGACTGGCCCGGCGTGGTGATCAGCGATATCCGCATGAACGGCATGGACGGCATGGAGCTGCTGGAACAGTTGCACGAGCAGGACCCGGAGCTGCCCGTGCTGTTGATTACCGGCCATGGCGACGTGCCGCTGGCGGTCAAGGCGATGCGCGCCGGGGCCTACGACTTTCTGGAAAAGCCCTTCCCCAGCGATGCCATGCTCGACAGCGTGCGCCGTGCCCTGGCCCTGCGCCAGCTGGTGCTGGAAAACCGCAGCCTGCGCCTGGCGCTGAGCGACCGCCAGCAGCTGAGTACCCGGCTGGTGGGTCACTCGGCGCCACTGCTGCGCCTGCGCGAACAGATCGGCGCCCTGGCCGCGACCCGCGCCGACGTGCTGATCCTCGGTGAAACCGGCGCCGGCAAGGAAGTGGTGGCCCGCGCCCTGCACGACCTCTCCGGGCGTCGCAATGGCCCCTTCGTGGCCATCAATGCTGGCGCCCTGGCCGAATCGGTGGTCGAAAGCGAGCTGTTCGGCCATGAAGCCGGAGCCTTCACCGGCGCGCAGAAGCGCCGCATCGGCAAGTTCGAATTCGCCAATGGCGGCACCGTGTTCCTCGATGAAATCGAAAGCATGAGCCTCGACGTGCAGGTCAAGCTGCTGCGTCTGCTGCAGGAGCGCACCGTCGAGCGGATGGGCAGCAACCAGCTGATCCCGCTGGATATCCGGGTGATCGCCGCGACCAAGGAAGACCTGCGCCAGGCCGCCGACCAGGGGCGCTTCCGCGCCGACCTGTATTACCGCTTGAATGTCGCCTCGCTGCGCATTCCGCCACTGCGCGAGCGCGGCGAGGACGCACTGATCCTCTTCGAGCACTTCACCGAGGCGGCCAGCCAGCGCCATGGCATTGCCAAGCGCGAACTCGGACCGGCGCAACGCGCCCTGCTGCTGCGTCACACCTGGCCGGGTAACGTACGCGAGTTGCAGAACGCCGCCGAACGCTTCGCCCTGGGCCTGGAGCTGGAACTCGAAGGCATGACCAGCGCCCAGGAACCGAGCAGCACCGGCGGCCTGAGCGAACAGGTCGAGCGCTTCGAAAAGGCGCTGATCGCCGCCGAGCTGAGCCGCCCACACAGTTCGGTGCGCAGCCTGGCCGAAGCCCTGGGGCTGCCACGCAAGACCCTGCACGACAAACTGCGCAAACATGGCCTGACCTTCGGTGACAGCCATGCGGAGGACACCGAATGA